CTCAATATCGGCCCTGATTATATTACGCCAGTCCGGATTGCGCGAAATGTTGAAACCACGGTGGTCACAGCCATTTCGCACCCGGGATATGCCCGAGGCGTGGCGGCAACTTCCTCCAGTACTCTTTCCCCGGTAGTATCCGAATATGCCCGTTTGCCGTTTAAAAGAGCTTCTTTTGACATTATCTTCTCCTACCATGCCCTGAACAATATTTCCCAACAAGAGGTGACGGGTATGCTGGCTGAAGCAGTCCGGTTACTGAAAGATAACTGCAGGATGGCTTTACTGGTATGGTCACTGAATCCAACGAATAAGGCCCAATCCTCCCATATGCAGCTGCTGGAGATATTGAACCGGTTAGGAATTATCCATCTGCACTCTTTTGATACTATTTCACGGTGGCTGGAAGCAGCCGGGTTCGAGGAAATAACCATGGAGCTGGTTACCGACCAGATACAGGTACCCGATAACTGGGTGCACTCGCATATAAAAAGGTTGGAGCAATTAACAGATGAGCATGCAAAGGACCCGCGAATTGAGGATATTCGTGAGGAACTGAACTCATACAGGACGCATGTTAAGGAATTTGGTGAAGAATTGCTGCCTTCCATACAGTTCACTGCTCATCGCAGGGCAGGACTTTCAAGTATCGACATGGTAATTTGAACAGACCTGGATACAAAATGTTAAAGTATTAATCTGACCATATGGAAGTTACAAAATACCTTGAGGAATGATTTTGTTTCCAACTAAAAAAGTCCAGACGATGATCGGTCAGAATGTGCAGGTTGAAATGAAGGGAGGCCAGCATATTCTT
This genomic window from ANME-2 cluster archaeon contains:
- a CDS encoding class I SAM-dependent methyltransferase — protein: MPYATFDRDAFTARTGLGPDMHVLNIGPDYITPVRIARNVETTVVTAISHPGYARGVAATSSSTLSPVVSEYARLPFKRASFDIIFSYHALNNISQQEVTGMLAEAVRLLKDNCRMALLVWSLNPTNKAQSSHMQLLEILNRLGIIHLHSFDTISRWLEAAGFEEITMELVTDQIQVPDNWVHSHIKRLEQLTDEHAKDPRIEDIREELNSYRTHVKEFGEELLPSIQFTAHRRAGLSSIDMVI